From the Gramella sp. Hel_I_59 genome, one window contains:
- a CDS encoding DUF4230 domain-containing protein codes for MKNFLIVILFAVLCIFGYLYWEKRNDEKESLQQNTALIQEQIRNVGKLVVTEGTFSQVFTYKNSKSFYFDVLSARKKALIIVNADVSVAYDLSKLDVEIDEENKRVIIHSIPEEEIKINPNIKYYDVTQDYLNQFEAEDYNKIKSRVEKGLREKIEKSRLKTNAKNRLISELQKIYILTNSMGWSLEYQDQVIENNKKLERIKL; via the coding sequence ATGAAGAACTTTCTAATAGTAATCCTTTTTGCCGTCCTGTGTATATTCGGCTATTTATACTGGGAAAAACGCAATGATGAGAAGGAAAGTCTTCAGCAGAATACTGCGCTTATCCAGGAACAGATCAGGAATGTAGGTAAGCTCGTGGTTACTGAAGGAACCTTCTCGCAAGTGTTCACCTATAAGAACTCGAAAAGCTTCTATTTCGATGTGCTTTCAGCAAGAAAAAAAGCGCTAATTATCGTGAATGCTGATGTTAGCGTGGCTTATGATTTAAGTAAACTTGATGTCGAGATCGATGAAGAGAATAAACGAGTCATCATACATAGCATTCCAGAGGAAGAAATCAAGATAAATCCCAATATCAAATACTATGATGTCACTCAGGATTATCTCAACCAATTCGAAGCCGAAGATTATAATAAGATAAAATCCAGGGTAGAAAAAGGTTTGCGAGAAAAGATTGAAAAATCCAGGCTAAAGACCAATGCGAAAAACCGACTCATAAGTGAGCTTCAAAAGATCTATATTTTAACGAACTCAATGGGATGGTCACTGGAGTATCAGGACCAGGTTATTGAAAATAATAAGAAACTCGAAAGAATAAAGCTTTAA
- a CDS encoding GH3 auxin-responsive promoter family protein, protein MPIPLVNSIASWFLKKRIHQMELFIKYPHEVQQELLRNLITKAKNTEVGKRYHFSEINNYQKFSERVPIQKYEDIESDIERSRKGEHNIFWPGPIRWFAKSSGTTNAKSKFIPVSQDSLEACHYAAGKDLICIYLNNNPGSQMFTGKSLRLGGSKELYQENGTSYGDLSAILIDNMPFWAEFSSTPSNEVSLMHDWETKMQAIVNETIKERVTSLAGVPSWMLVLLNNVLQSTGKENVFEVWPHLEAYFHGGVSFEPYASQYQKILPKEDFRFYEIYNASEGFFACQDLNDSKEMLLMLDYGIFYEFIPMDSYGSALEHAIPLDEVKIGTNYAVVITTNAGLWRYKIGDTIKFTNTNPYRIKVTGRTKHHINVFGEELIIENAESALKKVCLLTNCEIKDYTVAPIFMEGREKGAHEWMIEFKNEPKDFDNFKVQLDLALQEVNSDYEAKRYNNMTLNAPLVHQARPDLFYDWLKMHNKVGGQHKVPRLSNSRTYLEELLKLSN, encoded by the coding sequence ATGCCAATTCCATTAGTCAACTCCATTGCTTCTTGGTTCCTAAAGAAGAGAATTCATCAAATGGAATTGTTCATTAAGTATCCTCATGAGGTACAGCAAGAGCTGCTTCGAAACCTCATTACCAAAGCAAAGAATACTGAAGTTGGGAAGCGCTACCATTTTTCTGAAATCAATAATTACCAGAAATTCAGTGAACGTGTTCCCATTCAGAAATATGAAGATATAGAAAGTGATATTGAGCGTAGCCGTAAAGGTGAACATAATATTTTCTGGCCGGGGCCTATTCGATGGTTTGCAAAATCCAGCGGTACCACCAATGCAAAAAGCAAATTTATTCCCGTTAGTCAGGATTCCCTGGAAGCCTGCCATTACGCTGCGGGGAAAGACCTTATCTGTATATACCTGAATAATAATCCTGGTTCACAGATGTTTACCGGTAAAAGTCTGCGCCTGGGCGGCAGCAAGGAACTTTACCAGGAAAACGGAACCAGTTACGGAGATCTTTCTGCCATTCTTATTGATAATATGCCTTTCTGGGCAGAGTTTAGCAGTACTCCGAGTAACGAAGTTTCATTGATGCATGATTGGGAAACCAAGATGCAGGCAATCGTAAATGAAACCATTAAGGAACGTGTGACCAGTCTTGCTGGTGTTCCTAGCTGGATGCTGGTTTTGCTGAATAATGTGTTGCAAAGTACTGGCAAGGAAAACGTTTTTGAAGTATGGCCTCACCTGGAAGCCTATTTTCATGGCGGAGTAAGTTTCGAGCCTTATGCTTCCCAGTACCAGAAAATTTTACCCAAGGAAGATTTTAGGTTCTATGAGATCTACAATGCTTCGGAAGGATTTTTCGCCTGTCAGGATCTTAACGATTCCAAGGAAATGCTACTCATGCTGGATTATGGGATCTTCTATGAATTCATTCCTATGGATAGCTATGGCTCTGCCCTGGAACACGCTATCCCACTTGATGAAGTTAAAATTGGCACAAACTACGCCGTAGTTATTACTACGAACGCCGGCTTATGGAGATATAAGATTGGTGATACCATTAAGTTTACCAATACTAATCCTTACCGAATTAAAGTTACCGGGAGAACCAAGCATCATATCAATGTTTTTGGTGAAGAGCTTATCATTGAAAATGCCGAATCTGCTCTCAAAAAAGTATGTCTTTTAACTAATTGTGAGATCAAGGATTATACGGTTGCTCCAATATTTATGGAAGGCCGTGAGAAAGGTGCCCATGAATGGATGATCGAATTCAAGAACGAGCCGAAAGATTTCGACAATTTCAAGGTTCAGCTTGATCTTGCTTTGCAAGAGGTAAATAGTGATTATGAGGCAAAAAGGTATAATAACATGACCCTTAATGCGCCACTTGTGCACCAGGCGCGTCCTGATCTTTTTTATGATTGGTTGAAAATGCATAACAAAGTTGGCGGTCAGCATAAAGTACCCAGACTTTCGAATTCCAGAACGTATCTCGAGGAATTGTTGAAATTGAGTAATTAA
- a CDS encoding DUF5522 domain-containing protein yields the protein MNFQRKRITLEDGDYYLTPEGYRCFTEKYHLKRGYCCESGCRHCPYGYNSKTNKQE from the coding sequence ATGAATTTTCAGAGAAAAAGAATCACACTCGAGGACGGAGACTATTACCTGACCCCGGAAGGATACCGCTGTTTTACTGAAAAATATCACCTAAAACGCGGTTATTGTTGCGAAAGTGGTTGTCGCCATTGTCCTTATGGATATAACAGTAAAACAAATAAGCAGGAGTAA
- a CDS encoding GSCFA domain-containing protein has product MQFRTIVPVDPSPWKIDHKTRIMLMGSCFVENIGSKLQYSKFPVLQNPFGIIFHPIALERLIRRIASRNLFTESDLLLKNDQYLSLETHSMMNRSNAEECVLNLNESLETCYEFIREADVLVLSLGTAWGYEHESLPGVAANCHKIPQKEFEKKLSSIDEITDSLKGIAKSLRKINKDIKVLYTLSPVRHWKDGVVQNQQSKAHMHTAIQAAVEVDAKSYYFPSYEILLDELRDYRFYANDMLHPNEVAIDYIWNRFSEAYFNESTKQLNTEIDKVQKSLAHRPLAENSLHHKKFLTKLQAKIEEIQQKHPQITFS; this is encoded by the coding sequence ATGCAGTTTAGAACTATTGTGCCCGTTGATCCGTCTCCCTGGAAAATAGATCATAAAACCAGGATCATGTTAATGGGGTCCTGTTTTGTGGAGAATATTGGCAGCAAGCTTCAGTATTCAAAGTTCCCGGTCTTACAGAATCCCTTCGGAATTATTTTTCATCCTATTGCGTTGGAAAGACTAATTAGGCGTATAGCATCCAGAAACTTATTTACAGAAAGTGATCTACTACTGAAGAATGACCAGTACTTAAGTCTGGAAACGCATTCTATGATGAATAGGAGTAATGCTGAAGAATGTGTTCTAAATCTTAACGAGTCGCTGGAAACATGCTATGAATTTATAAGGGAAGCAGATGTTTTAGTGTTGAGCCTGGGGACTGCATGGGGTTATGAACACGAAAGCCTGCCCGGAGTTGCTGCGAACTGTCATAAGATTCCGCAGAAAGAATTTGAGAAAAAGTTGTCTTCCATCGATGAGATCACAGATTCCTTAAAGGGAATTGCTAAATCTCTTCGGAAGATCAATAAAGATATTAAGGTTCTTTACACGCTATCACCGGTAAGACACTGGAAGGATGGAGTAGTACAAAACCAGCAGAGTAAAGCTCATATGCATACTGCTATACAGGCAGCGGTTGAGGTTGATGCGAAATCTTATTATTTCCCATCCTATGAAATTTTACTGGACGAACTACGAGATTATCGATTCTACGCTAATGATATGTTGCATCCCAATGAGGTGGCAATTGACTATATCTGGAACAGGTTTTCTGAAGCCTATTTTAATGAAAGTACAAAGCAGTTAAATACTGAAATCGATAAAGTGCAGAAATCGCTTGCTCATCGACCGCTAGCAGAAAACTCACTTCATCATAAGAAATTTCTTACGAAATTACAAGCTAAAATCGAGGAAATCCAACAAAAACACCCTCAAATAACGTTTTCTTAG
- a CDS encoding glucosaminidase domain-containing protein, producing the protein MKLNRVLLLLIFAVFAASCGSRKKVDTRKDDVVKSDRREENKNSPAEIVDDVREEMPRNSYHYRIEDYIRDYSEIAQEEMKLYKIPASITLAQGILESGAGNGQLTRQANNHFGIKCHDWNGEKVYHDDDRKGECFRKYKHAKYSYRDHSLFLSGRGRYSELFELDANDYEGWAKGLRKAGYATDRRYPDKLIDLIERYELYKFDENISGKSTRRYAAQPKTTSESHVVQKGDTLYSISKKYDTTVEDIKRRNGLNGNNISIGQILNVK; encoded by the coding sequence ATGAAATTGAATAGAGTTTTACTGCTGCTTATTTTCGCTGTTTTTGCTGCTTCCTGCGGAAGTCGTAAAAAGGTGGATACCAGGAAAGATGATGTTGTAAAAAGTGATCGACGGGAAGAGAATAAAAATTCCCCAGCAGAGATCGTTGATGATGTACGGGAAGAAATGCCGCGCAATTCGTACCATTATCGCATCGAGGATTACATTCGGGATTACTCTGAAATCGCCCAGGAAGAAATGAAATTATATAAGATTCCTGCGAGTATCACGCTTGCCCAGGGAATTTTAGAATCTGGTGCAGGTAATGGGCAATTGACCAGGCAGGCAAATAATCATTTTGGTATTAAATGTCACGATTGGAATGGTGAAAAAGTATACCATGATGATGATAGAAAGGGAGAATGTTTTAGAAAGTATAAGCACGCGAAATATTCTTACAGAGATCATAGCCTGTTCCTTTCGGGACGAGGTAGATATTCAGAACTTTTTGAACTGGATGCTAATGATTATGAAGGCTGGGCGAAAGGATTAAGAAAGGCCGGTTATGCGACAGATAGACGGTATCCAGACAAATTGATCGATCTTATTGAACGTTACGAGTTGTATAAATTTGATGAGAACATTAGTGGAAAGTCTACTCGTAGGTATGCTGCACAACCTAAAACTACAAGCGAAAGTCATGTGGTTCAAAAAGGAGATACCTTGTATTCGATCTCCAAAAAATACGATACTACTGTTGAAGATATTAAACGAAGGAACGGCCTGAATGGTAATAACATTTCCATTGGCCAGATCCTGAATGTAAAATAG
- a CDS encoding DUF4136 domain-containing protein gives MRFLKITPLVLLLALIFSSCSSVRVASDYDREADFNQYKSFAFFKPGIDKADISDLDKKRILRAIESEMQKNGFTKSENPDLLVSIFTKTNENINIYQNNFAGWGYGWGWNPWYWGSGFNTVNRTSEGTLYIDLIDSENKELVWQGMGTAALAREVNKKQERINEIVAKIMEKYPPGMEK, from the coding sequence ATGAGATTTTTAAAAATTACTCCTCTAGTGCTGCTACTGGCACTTATCTTTAGCTCGTGCAGTAGTGTACGTGTAGCATCAGATTATGATCGGGAAGCCGATTTTAATCAGTACAAATCCTTCGCGTTTTTCAAACCAGGAATAGACAAAGCCGATATATCTGATCTTGATAAGAAAAGAATTCTAAGAGCCATCGAGAGTGAAATGCAAAAGAATGGCTTCACAAAATCTGAAAACCCTGATCTCTTAGTGAGCATTTTTACAAAAACTAACGAGAACATCAATATCTACCAGAATAATTTTGCTGGTTGGGGCTATGGATGGGGCTGGAACCCATGGTACTGGGGAAGCGGATTCAATACCGTGAACAGAACCAGTGAAGGAACACTTTATATAGACCTTATCGATTCTGAAAATAAGGAATTAGTCTGGCAGGGAATGGGAACTGCAGCTTTAGCTAGGGAGGTTAATAAAAAGCAGGAACGTATCAATGAGATCGTTGCCAAGATCATGGAAAAATATCCACCCGGAATGGAAAAATAG
- a CDS encoding pyridoxal-phosphate dependent enzyme, which translates to MNSIFQTSEVFVSENQFIAEFSNSVTLHIKREDLLHPEVSGNKFRKLKYSVLKASELKKNCLLTFGGAHSNHVAATAAAGKLEGIATIGFIRGDELEFQKEKWSPTLTYANSCGMKLKFISREEYRNKESEAFLNQLQSQFPDAMIIPEGGTSELAIKGCEEIISEADREYDYICTSVGTGGTMAGLINASSSHQNILGFSALKSKHLSEEIKRMTTNTNWSINTNYHFGGYAKISVELIQFINDFFRKTRIKLDPVYTGKLLFGIFELAQKNYFPKGSKILAIHTGGLQGIEGMNERLRKKAQPQIITEL; encoded by the coding sequence ATGAATTCCATTTTTCAGACTTCGGAAGTTTTTGTTTCTGAAAATCAATTTATTGCTGAATTTTCAAATTCAGTGACCCTACATATTAAGCGTGAAGATCTTTTGCATCCTGAAGTGTCTGGGAACAAATTCAGAAAACTGAAATATTCTGTCTTGAAGGCTTCAGAATTGAAAAAAAATTGTTTGTTAACTTTTGGCGGTGCTCATAGTAATCATGTCGCAGCCACGGCAGCGGCCGGAAAACTGGAAGGTATTGCAACTATTGGTTTTATAAGAGGAGATGAACTGGAATTTCAGAAAGAAAAATGGAGTCCAACCTTAACGTACGCAAATTCCTGCGGAATGAAACTGAAATTTATAAGCAGGGAAGAATATCGGAATAAAGAGTCTGAAGCATTTCTGAATCAATTGCAATCTCAATTTCCTGATGCGATGATCATTCCTGAAGGTGGAACAAGTGAACTCGCGATCAAAGGTTGTGAAGAAATTATTTCTGAAGCCGATAGGGAATATGATTATATATGTACTTCAGTAGGAACCGGAGGAACTATGGCCGGTCTTATTAATGCTTCTTCATCTCACCAAAATATACTGGGTTTTTCAGCACTTAAATCCAAACACCTTTCCGAAGAGATCAAGAGAATGACCACCAATACGAACTGGTCCATTAATACCAATTACCATTTTGGTGGCTACGCAAAGATTTCTGTAGAATTAATTCAGTTTATCAATGATTTTTTCAGAAAAACCCGAATCAAACTCGATCCGGTTTATACAGGGAAATTACTTTTTGGTATTTTTGAACTCGCGCAGAAAAATTACTTTCCGAAGGGTTCAAAGATCCTGGCAATTCATACCGGAGGCCTGCAGGGGATAGAAGGAATGAACGAAAGATTGAGAAAAAAAGCGCAGCCACAAATTATAACGGAACTATGA
- a CDS encoding sugar O-acetyltransferase yields the protein MASEKEKMLSEQAYKASDKDLFDERLHAQKTCFDFNNSSPELITERHDLIRRVLGSVSSEFYIQPPFQCDYGYNIHLGNHFYSNYNLTILDCAEVRIGDHVMIAPNVSIFTAGHPIDAKKRNEEWEYAIPVTIGNNVWIGGNSVINPGVSIGDNTVIGSGSVVTRNIPSNVIAAGNPCKVIREITKADEDFYFKDRRFK from the coding sequence ATGGCGAGCGAGAAAGAAAAGATGCTCAGTGAGCAAGCCTATAAAGCATCAGACAAAGATTTATTCGATGAACGACTGCATGCTCAGAAAACTTGTTTTGATTTTAATAATAGTTCGCCTGAGCTAATTACTGAAAGACACGATCTCATTCGCAGAGTTCTGGGTTCAGTTTCTTCGGAATTTTATATACAGCCGCCGTTTCAATGTGATTATGGCTACAATATTCACCTTGGTAACCACTTTTATTCGAATTACAATCTAACCATACTGGACTGTGCTGAAGTTAGGATAGGTGATCATGTAATGATCGCTCCAAACGTAAGTATTTTTACCGCCGGACATCCCATTGATGCAAAAAAGCGAAATGAAGAATGGGAATATGCAATTCCTGTAACAATTGGTAATAATGTCTGGATTGGTGGTAATTCAGTAATAAATCCAGGAGTGAGTATTGGTGACAATACGGTCATTGGATCTGGAAGTGTAGTAACCCGTAATATCCCTTCCAATGTGATTGCAGCAGGAAATCCTTGCAAAGTGATCAGGGAGATCACCAAAGCTGATGAAGATTTCTATTTCAAGGATAGGAGATTTAAATAA
- a CDS encoding DUF2797 domain-containing protein has product MIYSGVLTKMRTELSDTVQYYLVWKDDFIHMNQLIGKKISINFLKYECLNCSLQKKIFRQGLCYDCFSSIPGAGEWVISPEKSKAHLDEEDRDLEYEKRSQLQPHIVYLANSSDVKVGVTRKTQVPTRWIDQGAHEAIEIVEVPNRYLAGITEVALKNHVADKTNWRKMLTNDVLDLDLHVERDKLKQFIPDEVRNYYLANNKETEIKFPVEKYPEKVKTLNLSKSPFYEGLLRGIKGQYLIFDDGTAFTVRGHEGHVVEIKVVL; this is encoded by the coding sequence ATGATCTATAGCGGTGTCCTTACCAAAATGAGAACCGAACTTAGCGATACAGTACAGTATTATTTAGTCTGGAAGGATGATTTCATTCATATGAATCAATTGATAGGCAAGAAAATAAGCATCAATTTTCTTAAATATGAGTGCTTGAATTGTAGCCTTCAGAAGAAGATTTTCAGACAGGGTCTTTGTTATGATTGTTTCAGCTCTATACCCGGAGCCGGGGAATGGGTGATTAGTCCGGAGAAAAGTAAAGCGCATTTAGATGAAGAAGATCGTGATCTGGAGTATGAAAAGAGATCGCAGCTGCAACCACATATAGTTTACCTCGCAAATTCCAGTGATGTAAAAGTTGGGGTTACGCGTAAAACTCAGGTGCCTACAAGATGGATCGATCAGGGTGCGCATGAAGCGATCGAGATCGTAGAGGTTCCCAATCGTTACCTTGCCGGTATTACTGAAGTTGCTTTAAAGAATCATGTAGCTGATAAAACCAACTGGAGGAAGATGCTAACCAACGATGTGCTTGATCTGGATCTTCATGTTGAAAGAGATAAACTGAAGCAATTCATTCCAGATGAAGTACGCAATTATTACCTGGCTAATAACAAGGAGACCGAAATCAAATTTCCTGTAGAGAAATACCCTGAAAAAGTAAAAACCCTGAACTTGAGTAAGAGTCCGTTTTATGAAGGCTTATTACGCGGCATTAAAGGTCAGTACCTCATTTTTGATGATGGAACTGCATTTACTGTAAGGGGACACGAAGGTCACGTAGTCGAGATCAAAGTAGTGTTGTAA
- a CDS encoding aromatic amino acid hydroxylase → MLDNIQSNEILDRLPAHLQQYIKPQNYEDYTPINQAVWRYVMRKNVDYLSKVAHRSYLDGLKKTGISIDSIPNMYGMNRILEEIGWAAVAVDGFIPPAAFMEFQAYNVLVIASDIRQLEHLEYTPAPDIIHEGAGHAPIIANPEYAEYLRRFGEIGCKAISSSHDFEVYEAIRELSILKEAENTSEEKIVAVEKRVEDLQNKKVNPSEMSQIRNLHWWTVEYGLIGTPEDPKIYGAGLLSSIGESKSCMTSKVKKIPYTIEASQQEFDITKPQPQLYVTPDFAHLSLVLEEFANKMALRRGGLSGIKKLIDSKNLGTIEFTTGIQVSGNFSRVLEHEDRPIYIQTTGKTALSYREKELVGHGISSHAEGFGSPIGKLKGINLAIEDMSPRDLRAYAIYEGERVSLEFEGGIKVEGSIITGTRNLQGKIIIISFEDCTVSHGDQILFQPDWGRYDMAVGKEIISAFAGPADHYSFDLITHNPSSTTIKSQLTPEREELESLYKSVSNIRHGENTKFSLNAAFDILKKHHKSDWLLAIEIYELAVDDDQNLANEVKAYLLELKERRPEIAHLIEDGIEMTETKLVSP, encoded by the coding sequence ATGCTCGATAATATTCAATCCAACGAAATTCTGGACAGGTTACCTGCCCATCTTCAGCAATATATAAAACCACAAAATTATGAGGATTATACTCCTATTAATCAGGCGGTTTGGCGATATGTGATGCGTAAGAATGTGGATTATCTGAGTAAGGTTGCCCATAGATCCTATCTTGACGGACTCAAGAAAACGGGGATTTCCATAGACAGTATTCCGAATATGTATGGAATGAACAGGATCCTCGAGGAAATAGGCTGGGCGGCAGTTGCTGTAGATGGCTTTATACCTCCGGCAGCTTTTATGGAATTCCAGGCCTACAATGTTTTAGTAATTGCCAGTGATATTCGCCAGCTCGAACATCTTGAATATACTCCTGCGCCAGATATCATCCATGAAGGAGCAGGACATGCACCCATCATTGCAAATCCCGAATATGCTGAATACCTCAGAAGGTTTGGTGAAATTGGATGCAAAGCGATCTCCAGCTCTCATGATTTTGAAGTTTACGAAGCTATTCGTGAATTATCGATCTTAAAGGAAGCTGAAAACACTTCCGAAGAAAAGATTGTTGCTGTGGAAAAAAGAGTGGAGGATCTTCAGAATAAAAAGGTGAATCCTAGCGAAATGTCGCAGATTAGAAATTTGCACTGGTGGACGGTAGAATACGGATTAATTGGTACTCCGGAAGATCCCAAGATCTATGGAGCAGGCTTGCTTTCCTCAATTGGAGAAAGTAAATCCTGTATGACCAGTAAAGTGAAGAAGATCCCTTACACGATCGAAGCTTCCCAACAGGAATTTGATATCACTAAACCTCAGCCACAACTCTATGTGACTCCAGATTTTGCGCATTTGAGCCTCGTATTGGAAGAATTTGCGAATAAAATGGCGCTTAGACGTGGTGGACTCTCAGGAATTAAAAAATTAATTGATTCTAAAAATCTTGGAACTATAGAGTTTACGACCGGCATCCAGGTATCTGGTAATTTTAGCCGAGTTCTGGAACATGAAGATCGACCTATCTATATTCAAACCACCGGGAAGACTGCACTTTCATACCGCGAAAAAGAGCTTGTTGGACATGGAATATCTTCTCACGCAGAAGGATTTGGCTCACCAATTGGAAAACTAAAAGGCATCAATCTCGCTATTGAAGATATGAGTCCGCGGGATCTTAGGGCTTATGCAATCTATGAAGGCGAAAGAGTAAGTCTTGAATTTGAAGGTGGCATTAAGGTAGAAGGTTCGATCATTACAGGAACCAGAAACCTACAGGGCAAGATCATCATTATTAGTTTTGAAGATTGCACGGTGAGTCATGGAGACCAGATCTTATTTCAACCAGATTGGGGACGATATGATATGGCGGTAGGAAAGGAAATCATTTCTGCATTTGCCGGACCTGCAGATCATTATTCTTTTGATCTTATTACACACAATCCATCCAGTACAACGATTAAGAGTCAACTAACACCAGAACGGGAAGAACTGGAGTCCTTATATAAGTCGGTTTCAAACATTCGCCACGGTGAGAATACAAAGTTCTCTCTGAACGCTGCTTTTGATATTCTGAAAAAGCATCATAAAAGTGATTGGTTACTGGCGATTGAGATCTATGAACTTGCTGTTGATGATGATCAAAATCTGGCAAATGAAGTCAAAGCTTATCTTCTGGAACTTAAGGAGCGCAGACCTGAAATTGCTCATTTAATCGAGGATGGCATCGAAATGACCGAAACAAAACTTGTTAGCCCTTAA
- the hemL gene encoding glutamate-1-semialdehyde 2,1-aminomutase, translating to MIYKRSSALFADAKKVIPGGVNSPVRAFKAVGGDPVFMKRAAGAYLYDEDDNQLIDYINSWGPLILGHAHKPVVDAVVEKARMGTSFGTPTEIETKIAELAVKMVPNIDKIRMVNSGTEACMSAVRLARGFTGKDKIIKFAGCYHGHSDSFLIQAGSGAVTFGSPNSPGVTQGTAKDTLLANFNDLANVKELVEANKEEIACIILEPVAGNMGCIPPVEGFLQGLRKLCDETGILLVFDEVMTGFRLAAGGVQQRENVVADIVCFGKVIGGGLPVGAFAARNEIMDHLAPIGPVYQAGTLSGNPLAMAAGLAMLTELDSNPEIFESIDRKTAYLHEGMEKVLKQNEIDFTINRYGSMISVHFGLDAVTDFASAAKSANLGTFNKFFHGMLENGIYIAPSAYETWFISDALSYEDLDRTIEVVDKVAKTL from the coding sequence ATGATTTATAAGAGAAGTAGTGCCTTGTTCGCAGATGCTAAAAAAGTAATTCCGGGCGGAGTGAATTCCCCGGTTAGAGCTTTTAAAGCTGTTGGCGGAGATCCTGTTTTCATGAAGCGAGCTGCAGGAGCCTATTTGTATGACGAGGATGATAATCAACTAATAGATTATATAAATTCATGGGGTCCGCTAATTCTGGGTCACGCCCACAAGCCGGTAGTAGATGCTGTAGTTGAAAAAGCAAGAATGGGAACATCTTTCGGAACGCCTACAGAAATTGAAACCAAGATCGCAGAACTGGCGGTTAAAATGGTACCCAATATTGATAAGATAAGAATGGTAAATTCCGGGACTGAAGCCTGTATGAGTGCTGTGCGGCTGGCCCGAGGTTTTACTGGAAAAGACAAGATCATCAAATTTGCTGGTTGTTACCACGGGCATAGTGATTCCTTCCTAATCCAGGCGGGGAGTGGAGCAGTAACTTTTGGATCACCAAACAGCCCGGGAGTAACCCAGGGAACGGCTAAAGACACCTTACTTGCTAATTTTAACGACCTTGCAAATGTAAAAGAGCTGGTAGAAGCTAATAAGGAGGAAATTGCCTGTATCATTCTGGAGCCGGTGGCCGGGAATATGGGATGTATTCCGCCAGTTGAAGGTTTTTTACAAGGATTGAGAAAATTATGTGATGAAACCGGAATTTTACTTGTTTTTGATGAGGTAATGACTGGTTTCAGGCTTGCAGCCGGAGGTGTTCAGCAGAGAGAAAATGTTGTTGCGGATATCGTTTGCTTCGGAAAAGTAATTGGAGGTGGATTGCCTGTTGGGGCTTTTGCAGCAAGAAATGAGATCATGGATCATCTTGCTCCCATTGGACCAGTGTATCAGGCCGGAACATTAAGTGGAAATCCACTGGCTATGGCTGCGGGTTTAGCTATGCTAACAGAACTGGATTCAAATCCAGAAATATTTGAAAGCATTGACAGGAAAACAGCCTACCTGCACGAGGGTATGGAAAAAGTATTAAAACAGAATGAGATCGATTTCACGATCAATAGATACGGTTCTATGATCTCAGTACATTTTGGACTGGACGCTGTTACAGATTTTGCTTCCGCGGCGAAGTCTGCGAACTTAGGGACTTTTAATAAATTCTTCCACGGGATGTTGGAAAATGGAATTTATATCGCTCCAAGTGCCTATGAAACATGGTTTATAAGTGATGCACTTAGCTATGAAGATCTCGATCGTACGATCGAGGTAGTAGATAAAGTAGCTAAAACACTTTAG